In Devosia litorisediminis, one genomic interval encodes:
- a CDS encoding CoA-transferase subunit beta, which yields MTAFTPTEMMTIAAARALDNKDVCFVGIGAPSAACNVARLTHAPEITLIYESGTIGTAPEVLPLSIGDGELCETAVATVAVPEMFRYWLQGGRISIGFLGAAQIDRFGNINTTVIGDYHNPKVRLPGGGGAPEIATSCGEIYITLKQATRSMVEKIDFFTSFGHGEGGDHRERLGITTKGPTLLITDLAIWKPDPETKEFTVVSLHKGVTREMVQETCGWTVRFADNLSETPEPTELELSTLRDLNERTRIAHAGGKAA from the coding sequence ATGACCGCGTTCACGCCCACCGAAATGATGACGATTGCTGCCGCTCGCGCCCTCGACAACAAGGATGTCTGCTTTGTGGGCATTGGCGCGCCGTCGGCAGCCTGCAATGTGGCCCGACTGACCCATGCCCCCGAGATCACCCTGATCTACGAAAGCGGCACCATTGGCACTGCGCCAGAGGTGCTGCCGCTATCGATTGGCGATGGCGAACTGTGCGAGACGGCGGTGGCAACCGTGGCCGTGCCGGAAATGTTCCGCTACTGGCTGCAGGGCGGCCGTATTTCCATCGGCTTCCTCGGCGCCGCGCAGATCGACAGGTTCGGCAATATCAACACCACCGTCATCGGCGACTATCATAACCCAAAGGTCCGCCTGCCCGGCGGTGGCGGCGCGCCGGAGATCGCCACCTCGTGTGGTGAAATCTACATCACGCTCAAGCAGGCGACACGCTCGATGGTTGAGAAGATCGACTTCTTCACCTCCTTTGGCCATGGCGAAGGCGGCGATCACCGTGAGCGGCTGGGCATCACCACAAAGGGCCCTACCCTGCTGATTACCGATCTGGCCATCTGGAAGCCCGACCCGGAGACCAAGGAATTCACCGTGGTGTCGCTGCACAAGGGTGTAACCCGCGAGATGGTACAGGAAACCTGCGGCTGGACCGTGCGCTTTGCTGATAATCTGAGCGAAACGCCCGAGCCCACTGAGCTTGAACTGTCGACACTGCGTGATCTGAACGAGCGCACCCGCATCGCCCATGCCGGTGGAAAGGCAGCCTAG
- the pcaG gene encoding protocatechuate 3,4-dioxygenase subunit alpha, with product MINRLPELKETPSQTAGPYVHIGLTPNFCDIGGVFPLDAGITMLAKETPGQRITITGRVMDGSDAPVTDAVVELWQADADGNHPQTSDSPDKAFTGWGRQPTDATGTFRFETIKPGLVAGPDGVAQAPHVSLWIVARGINTGLATRLYFADEAEANQADPVLNRVLDPRRRQTMIATASQADGATTYTLDIRLQGENETVFFDI from the coding sequence ATGATCAACCGTTTGCCAGAACTCAAGGAAACGCCGTCGCAGACCGCCGGGCCCTATGTTCATATCGGCCTGACACCGAATTTCTGCGATATCGGCGGGGTTTTTCCGCTCGATGCGGGGATTACCATGCTGGCCAAGGAAACGCCCGGCCAGCGCATTACCATTACCGGCAGGGTGATGGATGGCAGCGACGCTCCGGTTACCGATGCCGTGGTCGAACTCTGGCAGGCCGATGCAGATGGCAATCATCCGCAGACCTCGGATAGCCCGGACAAGGCATTCACCGGCTGGGGTCGGCAGCCAACCGACGCCACGGGCACATTCCGCTTCGAGACCATCAAGCCAGGCCTTGTCGCTGGGCCTGATGGGGTGGCGCAGGCACCACACGTGTCGCTTTGGATCGTGGCGCGCGGCATCAATACCGGTCTGGCGACGCGGTTGTACTTTGCTGACGAGGCAGAAGCCAACCAGGCTGATCCGGTGCTGAACAGGGTGCTGGACCCACGACGGCGCCAGACCATGATCGCCACGGCCAGCCAGGCTGATGGCGCGACGACCTACACGCTCGATATTCGCCTGCAGGGTGAAAACGAGACTGTCTTCTTCGATATTTAG
- a CDS encoding CoA transferase subunit A, which produces MSKFVSLQQAIGDHLHDGDTVAFEGFTHLIPVAAGHETIRQGIKDLTLVRMTPDIIYDQMIGMGLARKVVFSYAGNPGVGLLRRMRDAIENDYPRAIQIVEHSHSAMAQAYEAGAAGLPMAVFRGYKGADLPKVNPDIRSVTCPFTGEELAAVPSHRPDVTVIHAQKANRRGDVLIEGIVGVQKEAALAAKRVIVTVEEVVDDFEGMHPNLCILPHWTVTAIAVVPGGAHPSYTMGYYDRDNAAYLEWDKVSADRELFATWMKDNVLDATPEAFADRVKGL; this is translated from the coding sequence ATGAGCAAGTTTGTCAGCCTGCAACAGGCTATCGGGGACCATCTACATGATGGCGACACCGTCGCCTTTGAGGGCTTCACCCACCTCATCCCCGTCGCTGCCGGGCACGAGACGATCCGCCAGGGCATCAAGGATCTCACCCTAGTACGCATGACGCCTGACATCATCTACGACCAGATGATCGGGATGGGCCTGGCCCGCAAAGTGGTGTTTTCCTATGCCGGCAACCCCGGCGTTGGTCTGTTGCGTCGCATGCGGGACGCCATTGAGAACGACTACCCGCGCGCAATCCAGATCGTCGAGCATTCCCACTCGGCCATGGCGCAGGCCTATGAGGCGGGTGCCGCCGGCCTGCCAATGGCGGTGTTCCGCGGCTACAAGGGCGCAGACCTGCCCAAGGTCAATCCCGACATCCGCTCGGTTACCTGTCCCTTCACCGGCGAAGAGCTGGCGGCGGTACCGTCGCATCGCCCCGATGTCACGGTGATCCACGCCCAGAAAGCCAACAGGCGAGGCGATGTTCTGATCGAAGGCATTGTGGGCGTGCAGAAGGAAGCAGCGCTGGCCGCCAAGCGGGTGATCGTTACCGTTGAGGAAGTCGTCGACGACTTCGAAGGCATGCACCCCAATCTGTGCATTCTGCCGCACTGGACAGTGACAGCAATTGCCGTGGTGCCCGGCGGGGCCCATCCCTCCTACACCATGGGCTATTACGACCGTGACAATGCCGCCTATCTCGAATGGGACAAGGTCTCGGCCGATCGCGAGCTGTTTGCCACCTGGATGAAAGACAACGTGCTCGACGCGACGCCCGAGGCGTTCGCCGACCGCGTGAAAGGGCTTTAA